In a genomic window of Virgibacillus sp. SK37:
- a CDS encoding ABC transporter substrate-binding protein — protein sequence MKKKSLISLLLIIAMLVMSACGNGDDSSAKDGEKKESGGSEEATIEFWTMQLKPTFTDYIEGVIADFEKENPNIKVKWLDVPAADLSQKILTAVSSNSAPDVVNLNPTFASQLADLDALVNMDEAVAEEDQKKYVQGAWEANQINGTTFAIPWYLSTEVSLNNKSIYEEAGLDPEKDIPVTYEDAKKVAKTVKEETGKYGYFPSLDLSLVLQHMVKMGADLTNEDGTKAAFNSDAGLEAFEYFTELYQDDLIPREALTGDQRSTIDMYQAGQVATFMGSQFISQIKENAPDIYENTLPSTGITGESGKKTISVQNIVVPEQTESKEAAVKFALFLTNAENQLEFSKLTPILPSAVEALEDPYFTEAGEDAEPIDLVRIQSAAQLDESELLIKPMDNYDELRQAMYDAISEAMLGNMSPQEALDQAEAAWNEILSK from the coding sequence ATGAAGAAAAAAAGTTTAATTAGTTTATTGCTAATTATAGCGATGCTTGTTATGTCAGCATGTGGCAATGGTGATGATTCTTCAGCGAAAGATGGAGAAAAGAAGGAGTCCGGTGGTTCAGAGGAAGCAACTATTGAGTTTTGGACAATGCAATTAAAACCAACATTCACAGATTACATTGAAGGTGTTATTGCTGATTTTGAAAAAGAGAATCCAAATATTAAGGTGAAATGGTTGGATGTACCAGCAGCAGATTTAAGTCAGAAAATATTAACAGCTGTTAGCTCTAACTCAGCTCCTGATGTGGTTAACTTAAACCCTACATTTGCATCCCAATTGGCTGACTTGGATGCATTGGTAAATATGGATGAAGCAGTAGCAGAAGAGGATCAAAAGAAATATGTTCAAGGTGCATGGGAAGCAAACCAAATTAATGGTACAACATTTGCTATTCCATGGTACTTATCTACAGAAGTATCTCTTAATAACAAATCAATTTATGAAGAAGCAGGTCTTGATCCTGAAAAAGACATTCCTGTAACCTATGAGGATGCCAAAAAAGTAGCTAAAACAGTTAAAGAAGAAACAGGTAAATACGGGTATTTCCCGTCACTTGACCTATCTTTGGTGTTACAGCATATGGTTAAAATGGGAGCAGACCTAACTAATGAAGATGGAACAAAAGCTGCCTTTAATTCGGATGCAGGCTTAGAGGCATTTGAATACTTTACAGAGCTTTATCAGGACGACTTAATTCCACGTGAAGCATTAACAGGTGATCAAAGAAGTACAATTGATATGTATCAGGCAGGACAAGTTGCAACATTTATGGGATCTCAGTTTATCTCACAAATTAAAGAAAACGCGCCTGACATTTACGAGAACACACTTCCTTCCACTGGTATTACTGGAGAGAGTGGCAAAAAGACAATTAGTGTACAAAACATTGTAGTCCCTGAACAAACGGAAAGTAAGGAAGCAGCAGTTAAGTTCGCTTTATTCCTGACAAATGCTGAAAATCAACTGGAATTCTCGAAGTTGACACCAATTCTTCCGTCTGCAGTAGAAGCATTAGAGGATCCATACTTCACTGAAGCAGGTGAAGATGCAGAGCCAATAGATTTAGTTCGTATTCAGTCTGCAGCACAGCTTGATGAGTCGGAGTTGTTAATTAAGCCAATGGATAATTATGATGAGTTGCGTCAAGCCATGTATGATGCTATTTCAGAAGCAATGCTTGGAAATATGAGCCCTCAGGAGGCATTAGATCAAGCAGAAGCAGCATGGAATGAAATTTTAAGTAAGTAA